In one Sander vitreus isolate 19-12246 unplaced genomic scaffold, sanVit1 ctg400_0, whole genome shotgun sequence genomic region, the following are encoded:
- the LOC144513990 gene encoding coagulation factor IX-like, translated as MTGDPPSPLPNSLGVVAGWGISNLNLNASPSDPPALTSDLLQYVKLPVVSQDECLASYASRSGSYNITDNMFCAGFFQGGRDTCLGDSGGAFVMQDGVTRGWAVFGLVSWAGPEECGSQRVYGVYTRVGKYVEWIERQLQAAA; from the coding sequence GGCGACCCCCCCTCTCCCCTGCCAAACTCTCTGGGTGTAGTCGCCGGTTGGGGAATCTCCAACCTGAACCTGAACGCCTCCCCCTCCGACCCCCCCgcgctgacctctgacctcctgcAGTATGTCAAGCTGCCAGTGGTTTCTCAGGACGAGTGTTTGGCGAGCTATGCTTCGCGCTCTGGCAGCTACAACATCACGGACAACATGTTCTGCGCCGGCTTCTTCCAGGGCGGGCGGGACACGTGTCTGGGGGACAGCGGGGGTGCGTTTGTGATGCAGGACGGGGTCACCCGGGGGTGGGCGGTGTTTGGGCTGGTGTCCTGGGCCGGGCCAGAGGAGTGCGGCAGCCAGAGGGTTTACGGAGTCTACACTCGGGTCGGGAAGTATGTGGAGTGGATAGAGAGACAGCTGCAGGCTGCCGCCTGA